One Terriglobales bacterium genomic window, CGGCGGCTGAAAACGATGGCGCGGCAATCGCCTCCACGAACAGCTTGGCGACTTCGGCGGCCGTGTCGCCCTCGACCTCGCGGTTGAAGCCGATCACGCCGCCGAAGGCCGACACCGGATCGGCCTCGAGCGCTTTCTTGTACGCCTCGACTTGCGTCGCCGCGGTCGCCGTGCCCGACGGGTTGGTGTGCTTGATGATGGCGCACACCGTCTCGTCGAACTCGCTGGCCAGCTCCCACGCCGCCTCCAGGTCAACGATGTTGTTGAACGAAAGCTCTTTGCCCTGGAGTTGGCGCGCGTTGGCGATGCCGGCATCGCCGCGGTTTTGAAAAGAAGTAGCTTCGCGGTAGAGCGCGGCCTTCTGGTGCGGGTTCTCGCCGTAGCGCAGGTCCATCGCCTTCTGATACTGCAGTCGCAACGACGGCGGAAACGGCGGCGCCGGCGCTTCGCCTGCGGGCGAGATGCCTTCCAGCGTGGAAGCAATCGCGGCGTCGTATGCGGCCGTGGCCGCGAACGCCTTCTGCGCCAGGCGCCAGCGCGTTTCGCGCGAGAGAGACATTTTGTTCGCCGCCATCTCGTCGGCGATGGCGGCGTAGTCGTCCGGCGATGTGACGACGGCTACGTCTTCCCAGTTCTTCGCCGCCGAGCGGATCATCGAAGGCCCGCCGATGTCGATGTTCTCGATGAGTTCGTCGAGCTTCACGCCCGGTTTCGCGGCCGTCTGCTCGAAGGCGTAGAGGTTGACCACCACCATGTCGATGGGCGCGATGCCGTGCGCGGCGACCGCTTCGCGATGCGACGCATCCCCGCGGCGATGCAGAATGCCGCCGTGGACCTTGGGATGCAGCGTTTTCACGCGGCCGTCGAGCATCTCGGGAAAGCCGGTGAGCTCGCTGACGTCGCGCACGGCGAGCCCTGCGTCGCGCAGCGCGCGCGCCGTTCCGCCGGTCGAAACCAGCTCGACTTTCATCCCGGCTAAGCGCCGGGCCAGGTCCACCAGTCCGCTCTTGTCGGTGACGCTGAGGAGGGCGCGTT contains:
- the purH gene encoding bifunctional phosphoribosylaminoimidazolecarboxamide formyltransferase/IMP cyclohydrolase, which codes for MPIQRALLSVTDKSGLVDLARRLAGMKVELVSTGGTARALRDAGLAVRDVSELTGFPEMLDGRVKTLHPKVHGGILHRRGDASHREAVAAHGIAPIDMVVVNLYAFEQTAAKPGVKLDELIENIDIGGPSMIRSAAKNWEDVAVVTSPDDYAAIADEMAANKMSLSRETRWRLAQKAFAATAAYDAAIASTLEGISPAGEAPAPPFPPSLRLQYQKAMDLRYGENPHQKAALYREATSFQNRGDAGIANARQLQGKELSFNNIVDLEAAWELASEFDETVCAIIKHTNPSGTATAATQVEAYKKALEADPVSAFGGVIGFNREVEGDTAAEVAKLFVEAIAAPSFSAAAREALAAKKNLRLVEVKRAAPKWVYKHVSGGMLVQDADVHPITARDLKVATKRAPTDAELRALLFAWKVAKHVKSNAIVYAREGQTVGVGAGQMSRVDSTKIGAMKAVLPLEGTVAASDAFFPFPDGVEEIARAGSTAIIQPGGSVRDQEVIDAADRLGLAMVFTGVRHFRH